One window from the genome of Rhodopirellula halodulae encodes:
- a CDS encoding NAD(P)-dependent alcohol dehydrogenase, translated as MNAIVFHDYGDSSVLQPGVIDIPDRLPGQVLIDVRASSVNPIDYRLRSGEMKGLLPGGFPRVPGYDVAGVIADCAGDSPFAVGDRVMAFLDSARGGASADFAAAAIDVTASIPDSMSFNEAAAIPLAGTTALQSLRDHGKLEAGQRVLINGGSGGVGMFAIQIAIAMGAKVDAVASGDNQEFCLKLGAERFFNYEETDIAQTSETWDLIFDAAGKLDFWDVRERLSESGHFVSTEPDVKGMLMTIVTLPMSKKSRVMLAQPNADDLRELIRLHEEGQLQITIDAIYPISQLSRAHQHVEEGVERGKVVVTSD; from the coding sequence ATGAACGCGATTGTTTTCCACGATTACGGAGATTCGAGCGTTCTGCAGCCAGGGGTGATCGACATCCCTGATCGTCTGCCGGGGCAAGTGTTGATTGACGTCAGGGCGTCCAGCGTGAACCCAATCGATTACCGGTTACGGAGCGGTGAGATGAAGGGGCTACTGCCCGGCGGGTTTCCTCGCGTGCCGGGGTATGATGTGGCAGGGGTGATCGCGGATTGTGCCGGAGATTCACCATTCGCGGTGGGCGATCGAGTCATGGCGTTTTTGGATTCGGCTCGAGGCGGAGCGAGTGCGGACTTCGCAGCGGCCGCCATCGATGTGACCGCGTCGATTCCCGATTCCATGTCCTTCAACGAAGCCGCCGCGATCCCATTGGCGGGCACAACGGCGCTTCAATCGCTGCGTGACCACGGAAAATTGGAAGCCGGCCAACGGGTGCTGATCAACGGCGGAAGTGGCGGTGTCGGAATGTTCGCGATTCAAATCGCAATAGCGATGGGTGCGAAGGTCGATGCGGTCGCCAGTGGTGACAACCAAGAGTTTTGCCTGAAGCTTGGAGCGGAACGTTTCTTCAACTATGAAGAAACCGACATCGCCCAGACCAGCGAGACTTGGGACCTGATCTTCGATGCAGCGGGCAAGTTGGACTTTTGGGATGTTCGCGAACGGTTGTCGGAGTCGGGTCACTTTGTGTCAACGGAGCCCGACGTGAAAGGCATGTTGATGACCATCGTGACTTTGCCGATGTCGAAAAAGTCGCGAGTCATGTTGGCTCAGCCCAATGCCGATGATCTTCGGGAGTTGATTCGGTTGCACGAAGAGGGGCAATTGCAAATCACGATCGATGCGATTTATCCGATATCTCAGTTGAGCCGGGCGCATCAACATGTCGAAGAGGGCGTCGAACGTGGGAAAGTTGTGGTCACGTCGGATTGA
- a CDS encoding SDR family oxidoreductase, with translation MSTATSTRTNTNNQTADRVELKDPRHAYARPPFDKQKAMPMPGSTDKMTPSPDHGEETYQGSGKLKGLNALITGADSGIGRAIAICYAREGANVTINYLSEQNDAHQTAEIAKQSGVNVSVIGGDLREESFCNDLVAQSIDEHGGIDILVNNAAYQETADQIEEFSTDLFDRIFKTNVYAPFWLSKAVMKHLPPGGSIINTVSIQGYDPSPYLLPYASTKSAMLGMTKALAQMAMERGIRVNAVAPGPVWTPLIPGSMPAEKFQQFGDNTVFGRPAQPIELAPMFVWLASTDASYVTGEVFGCTGGRSPV, from the coding sequence ATGTCCACCGCCACCTCCACCCGAACAAACACCAACAATCAAACCGCCGATCGAGTTGAGCTGAAAGATCCGCGGCATGCCTACGCTCGGCCGCCGTTTGACAAACAAAAGGCCATGCCGATGCCTGGCAGCACTGACAAAATGACCCCATCGCCTGATCACGGCGAAGAAACCTATCAAGGGTCCGGCAAATTGAAGGGACTCAACGCCCTCATCACCGGAGCCGACAGCGGCATTGGGCGAGCCATCGCGATTTGTTACGCCCGCGAAGGAGCCAACGTCACCATCAATTATTTGTCGGAACAGAACGACGCGCACCAAACCGCCGAAATTGCCAAACAATCCGGAGTCAACGTGTCGGTCATCGGCGGTGATTTGCGAGAGGAATCGTTTTGCAACGACTTGGTCGCGCAATCCATCGACGAACACGGTGGCATCGACATCTTGGTGAACAACGCGGCCTACCAAGAAACCGCCGATCAAATCGAAGAGTTCTCAACGGACCTGTTCGATCGCATCTTCAAAACCAATGTTTATGCTCCGTTTTGGCTTTCAAAAGCCGTAATGAAGCATTTGCCGCCAGGTGGCAGCATCATCAACACGGTCTCCATCCAGGGCTACGATCCGTCGCCTTACTTGCTGCCGTATGCATCCACCAAATCGGCCATGTTGGGAATGACCAAGGCGCTCGCGCAAATGGCCATGGAACGTGGGATTCGAGTCAACGCGGTCGCCCCGGGTCCCGTTTGGACTCCCCTGATCCCCGGATCGATGCCAGCGGAAAAATTTCAACAGTTTGGGGACAACACGGTGTTTGGCCGTCCGGCTCAACCGATTGAATTGGCACCGATGTTTGTGTGGCTCGCCAGTACCGACGCAAGTTACGTCACCGGCGAAGTTTTTGGCTGCACCGGCGGACGAAGCCCAGTCTAA
- a CDS encoding transmembrane prediction, protein MSTEPDIHPIAKHDSAAERPLSQQLWWIVVSPSLWAVHFMVCYLTAAIWCEKAGVQADPFALHFAITVYTVVVLPVMAWVAWSSHREFRRSEPPVPYDFDDPADRTHFLGFTAFLLSLLSLVATLFTVLVFVFVRSCH, encoded by the coding sequence ATGAGCACGGAACCAGACATTCATCCGATCGCGAAACATGATTCTGCGGCGGAACGTCCGTTGTCGCAGCAGCTTTGGTGGATCGTTGTTTCACCGAGCCTTTGGGCGGTGCATTTCATGGTGTGTTATCTCACCGCCGCGATCTGGTGCGAGAAAGCGGGAGTGCAAGCGGATCCGTTTGCGTTGCACTTCGCGATCACCGTCTACACGGTTGTTGTTTTGCCGGTGATGGCATGGGTGGCGTGGAGCAGTCATCGCGAATTCAGGCGTAGCGAACCGCCGGTGCCGTATGATTTTGATGATCCCGCTGACCGAACGCACTTTCTAGGATTCACAGCGTTTTTGCTGTCTCTTTTGAGTCTCGTCGCGACGCTTTTCACCGTGTTGGTGTTTGTCTTCGTGAGGAGTTGTCACTGA
- a CDS encoding MgtC/SapB family protein, producing the protein MLEATDLNNLQTIAISAGLGGLLGLEREFARKPAGIRTHIFVCAGATLMMLLAQEVVDQFQQREADSMLNTDPIRVLQAIVVGISFLGAGTIVHQKGEEVEGLTTAASIFLTAGIGVAVAVGRTELATVVTVAAVFVLLVIGFIEHRLMRWFHRNDMPPHPDDKRTDRG; encoded by the coding sequence ATGTTAGAAGCCACCGACCTCAACAATCTGCAAACCATCGCCATCTCCGCGGGACTGGGAGGACTTCTCGGGCTTGAACGAGAATTCGCCAGGAAGCCCGCCGGCATCCGAACGCACATCTTCGTTTGTGCGGGCGCGACCCTGATGATGTTGCTTGCCCAAGAAGTGGTGGATCAATTCCAACAACGCGAAGCGGACTCGATGCTCAATACCGATCCAATTCGTGTGTTGCAAGCGATCGTGGTCGGCATCAGCTTCCTTGGTGCCGGAACCATCGTCCACCAAAAAGGCGAAGAGGTCGAAGGCTTGACCACGGCCGCCAGCATCTTCCTAACAGCGGGCATCGGGGTCGCCGTGGCAGTCGGGCGAACGGAACTTGCCACGGTGGTCACCGTGGCCGCGGTCTTCGTGCTGCTCGTGATCGGCTTCATCGAACACCGATTGATGCGGTGGTTTCATCGCAATGACATGCCACCGCATCCGGACGACAAGCGAACCGATCGCGGTTGA
- a CDS encoding cytochrome c oxidase assembly protein: MKPWLWNIGWLLLAFGWLGPLPELAETSFAAHMTLHMLVVSIASPLLAVAAAGTRLDPVERFPKLCSPVIASVGELLIVWAWHAPVLHHFARHAAVGFLCEQTMFLGAGYWVWISAFGGGTPRILSRSASGVVGLLLTSMHMTLLGALLTLSPRLLYSHHQSLWLDPITDQHLGGAVMLVVGGASFLVGGLVLTRDLLRENPESDGPPAPSWIRSVTGATR; this comes from the coding sequence ATGAAGCCGTGGCTTTGGAACATCGGTTGGTTGTTGCTCGCCTTTGGTTGGTTGGGGCCGTTGCCGGAATTGGCCGAGACCTCGTTCGCGGCACACATGACTTTGCACATGTTGGTGGTCAGCATCGCTTCGCCTCTGCTGGCTGTTGCGGCCGCTGGAACGCGACTGGATCCCGTGGAACGTTTTCCGAAACTTTGCTCGCCGGTGATCGCTTCGGTGGGCGAGCTGTTGATCGTTTGGGCTTGGCACGCACCCGTTCTTCACCACTTCGCTCGCCATGCCGCCGTTGGGTTTCTCTGCGAACAAACCATGTTTTTGGGAGCGGGTTATTGGGTCTGGATTTCGGCGTTTGGAGGCGGGACCCCGAGAATTCTTTCGCGAAGCGCGTCTGGCGTGGTTGGTTTGTTGCTGACTTCGATGCACATGACCCTCTTGGGAGCGTTGCTGACGTTGTCTCCTCGTTTGCTGTATTCGCATCATCAGTCGTTGTGGCTGGACCCGATCACGGATCAGCATCTCGGCGGAGCGGTAATGCTGGTCGTTGGTGGCGCTTCGTTTCTCGTGGGTGGATTGGTGCTGACTCGTGATTTGTTGAGGGAGAACCCTGAGTCTGACGGGCCGCCCGCACCGTCGTGGATTCGTTCAGTCACCGGAGCGACGCGATGA
- the ctaD gene encoding cytochrome c oxidase subunit I: MNDARESDLERSQARRLLKAWETPRGWRYWSAVNNSEVGLWYTLTAFAFFLFGGVLALVMRIQLAVPENDWLTHDQYNQIFTMHGSVMMFLFAVPILEAISIMLLPEMLGARDLPFPRLSAYGYWCFLIGGVFVCGSLFFDAAPRGGWFMYPPMTTQYQDGIGVDVWLLGLSFIEIASIAAAVELIVGVLKCRPPGMRLNLIPLYAWYILVVAVMILFAFPPLIAGDVLMELERAMDWPFFDVSRGGDPMLWQHLFWIFGHPEVYIVFLPSIALVAMMVPTFARTPMAGYGWIVLAAVGTGFLSFGLWVHHMFTTGIPGISIGIFSAASEAVAIPTGVQIFCFIATLLIGRVKRAVCLQFVLAGLATFIIGGLTGVMVAIAPFDYQAHDTYFIVGHLHYVLVGGTIFPIVAGFYYYYPFVTGKRLSERLGNLAFWLMLIGFNVAFFPMHLSGLIGMPRRVATYPSGMGLEIPNIISSIGAFVLGLGFVVLLWDVFRPKSKQPLVRRNVWDAGTLEWSGEVPDQPWGIRSIPIIQSRYPLWEQKNLLEGIDRGKFYLPDAEEGRRETLVTSAVDAELVHCLRVPGPSFLPFWAAVFTGGVFIFSTYHWWTAAGVCAVMSFCTIVTWLWTGTAEIPEKPTKSVGMGQSLPLYVSGPSAVGWWAMFITMLGDMTAFMSLVFGYFFYWTVHEEFPPAEWDGAEVYGPGTLWPMVGVALGIMAWCAVILARKSNRSDRSIAFYGAAIIGIVCSLLSALALFYGPYQNGMDPTQHVYTSSTAVLLLWTILHLVLGGVMLAYCIARRIAGRMDRQHDADLANVTLAWHFIALTTVITGATVALFPWVA; encoded by the coding sequence ATGAATGACGCCCGCGAAAGTGATCTGGAAAGATCCCAAGCAAGACGTCTGCTGAAAGCTTGGGAAACGCCGCGAGGTTGGCGTTACTGGTCCGCGGTCAACAACAGTGAGGTCGGTCTTTGGTACACCCTGACCGCCTTTGCGTTCTTTTTGTTCGGCGGGGTTCTCGCGCTGGTCATGCGGATTCAATTGGCCGTTCCAGAGAACGACTGGCTGACCCACGATCAATACAACCAAATCTTCACCATGCACGGCAGCGTGATGATGTTTTTGTTCGCGGTGCCGATCCTGGAAGCCATCTCGATCATGTTGTTGCCGGAAATGCTGGGCGCACGCGATCTGCCGTTTCCGCGATTGTCCGCCTACGGATACTGGTGCTTTTTAATTGGCGGGGTGTTTGTCTGCGGTTCACTGTTCTTTGACGCCGCGCCGCGAGGCGGTTGGTTCATGTATCCGCCGATGACGACGCAGTATCAAGACGGAATCGGAGTGGATGTCTGGTTGCTGGGTTTGTCTTTCATCGAGATCGCATCGATTGCCGCAGCGGTCGAGCTGATCGTTGGTGTGTTGAAATGTCGTCCGCCGGGGATGAGGCTAAATCTGATTCCGTTGTACGCGTGGTACATCTTGGTGGTCGCGGTGATGATTCTATTCGCCTTTCCGCCACTCATCGCTGGCGACGTGCTGATGGAATTGGAAAGGGCAATGGACTGGCCGTTTTTTGACGTCAGCCGGGGTGGCGATCCGATGTTGTGGCAGCATCTTTTCTGGATCTTCGGTCATCCGGAGGTCTACATCGTCTTTCTGCCATCGATCGCTTTGGTGGCGATGATGGTTCCAACGTTTGCTCGCACGCCGATGGCGGGTTACGGCTGGATTGTGCTGGCTGCGGTCGGAACCGGCTTCCTTAGCTTCGGTTTGTGGGTGCACCACATGTTCACGACGGGGATCCCGGGAATCTCAATCGGGATCTTCTCCGCTGCATCAGAAGCCGTGGCCATTCCGACCGGGGTGCAGATTTTTTGCTTCATCGCCACGCTGCTGATTGGCCGAGTGAAGCGTGCCGTGTGTTTGCAGTTTGTTTTGGCGGGGCTGGCGACCTTCATCATCGGCGGATTGACGGGTGTAATGGTGGCAATTGCGCCGTTTGACTATCAAGCTCACGATACTTATTTCATCGTTGGACATCTGCACTACGTGCTCGTTGGCGGCACAATCTTTCCCATCGTTGCGGGGTTCTATTACTACTATCCGTTTGTGACGGGCAAGCGGCTGTCTGAACGTTTGGGCAACCTTGCGTTTTGGTTGATGCTCATCGGATTCAACGTGGCCTTCTTTCCGATGCATCTGTCCGGGCTGATCGGGATGCCGCGTCGCGTCGCCACCTATCCCAGCGGAATGGGACTTGAGATTCCGAACATCATCTCCTCAATCGGAGCTTTCGTTTTGGGGCTTGGGTTTGTGGTGTTGCTGTGGGATGTGTTCCGTCCCAAATCGAAACAGCCACTGGTACGGCGAAATGTTTGGGACGCGGGAACGTTGGAGTGGAGCGGCGAAGTTCCGGATCAACCATGGGGAATTCGCTCCATCCCGATCATTCAGTCTCGCTATCCGCTGTGGGAGCAAAAGAACTTGCTCGAAGGCATTGATCGCGGGAAGTTCTACTTGCCGGATGCGGAAGAAGGCCGCCGAGAGACACTGGTCACCAGTGCCGTCGATGCGGAGTTGGTGCATTGTCTGAGAGTTCCAGGCCCATCTTTCCTGCCGTTTTGGGCCGCGGTGTTCACCGGCGGAGTCTTCATCTTCTCGACCTATCACTGGTGGACCGCAGCGGGAGTTTGCGCGGTCATGTCGTTTTGCACGATCGTCACCTGGTTGTGGACTGGTACCGCGGAAATTCCGGAGAAGCCAACGAAGTCTGTTGGCATGGGGCAGTCATTACCGCTTTATGTTTCGGGGCCCTCGGCGGTTGGGTGGTGGGCCATGTTCATCACGATGCTGGGCGACATGACCGCGTTCATGTCGTTGGTGTTTGGCTACTTCTTCTACTGGACGGTCCATGAAGAGTTTCCACCCGCGGAATGGGATGGTGCGGAGGTGTACGGTCCCGGGACGCTTTGGCCAATGGTCGGTGTTGCCTTGGGAATCATGGCTTGGTGTGCCGTGATACTGGCAAGGAAATCGAACCGTTCCGATCGATCCATTGCGTTTTATGGGGCGGCGATCATCGGGATCGTGTGCTCGCTGCTATCTGCATTGGCTTTGTTCTACGGTCCCTATCAAAACGGAATGGACCCAACGCAGCACGTTTACACGTCTTCCACGGCGGTCTTGTTGCTTTGGACCATTCTTCATTTGGTTTTGGGAGGGGTGATGTTGGCGTACTGCATTGCCAGACGAATCGCTGGGCGGATGGATCGGCAGCACGATGCAGATCTTGCGAATGTGACGTTGGCGTGGCACTTCATTGCGTTGACCACCGTGATCACCGGAGCCACCGTTGCACTGTTCCCGTGGGTGGCTTGA
- a CDS encoding sodium:calcium antiporter — MMLSLQDQSLLANLGVFLVGAGMVWFAGTKLSQYVDLFADRTGMGKAFAGALLLGGATSLPELATTLTSASSGAAELAGTNLLGGVVMQVAVLAIIDAFVLRGKPLTLFSPQSSLLISGVLLIGLVALASAAVSSGELFSIFGVGFWPLALFAAYLFSMWVIYRYEGDPRWEPRGDITQPPESARDLKDAHEDKFRDVSTGKLIAFFALASLAVLGGGFVVAKSGEAIANQSGLGQSFIGATLVALATSLPEVSTTYSAVRFGAYSMAAANILGTNSLEIALFLPAELAYREGNIIDAVPPSAAFLGCLGIVVTSLYLWGILERRDRTILGMGYDSFTVLLTYVGGLAIYWTL, encoded by the coding sequence ATGATGCTTTCACTTCAAGATCAATCGTTGCTAGCCAACCTTGGCGTCTTTCTAGTTGGTGCCGGCATGGTATGGTTCGCCGGAACCAAGTTGAGCCAATACGTTGATTTGTTCGCCGACCGAACCGGAATGGGAAAGGCATTCGCCGGAGCCCTTCTTCTCGGTGGCGCGACCAGCCTTCCTGAGTTGGCGACCACCCTAACGAGCGCGTCGTCCGGCGCGGCGGAGCTTGCCGGAACCAATCTGCTTGGTGGCGTTGTGATGCAAGTCGCCGTGCTCGCGATCATTGACGCCTTTGTACTACGCGGAAAGCCGCTCACGCTTTTCTCACCTCAATCTTCACTTCTGATCAGTGGCGTCTTATTGATCGGCCTGGTCGCTCTCGCGTCCGCGGCGGTGTCCAGTGGCGAACTGTTTTCGATCTTCGGCGTCGGCTTCTGGCCGCTAGCACTTTTTGCGGCCTATCTCTTTTCGATGTGGGTCATTTACCGATACGAAGGCGACCCACGTTGGGAACCACGGGGCGACATCACTCAACCACCCGAATCCGCTCGTGATCTGAAAGACGCTCATGAAGACAAATTCCGAGACGTCAGCACTGGAAAGCTGATTGCCTTCTTCGCTTTGGCATCCCTCGCCGTCCTCGGGGGAGGATTCGTTGTCGCGAAATCGGGCGAAGCGATCGCCAACCAATCGGGACTGGGACAAAGCTTCATTGGTGCAACCCTCGTCGCGCTCGCCACCAGCCTTCCAGAAGTCAGCACAACCTACTCCGCGGTACGTTTCGGCGCGTACAGCATGGCTGCCGCCAACATTCTTGGAACAAACAGTTTGGAGATCGCACTGTTTCTCCCCGCTGAACTTGCCTATCGCGAGGGAAACATCATCGATGCGGTCCCGCCGTCCGCGGCTTTCCTTGGATGCCTCGGGATCGTTGTCACCAGTCTGTATCTCTGGGGAATCTTGGAAAGACGCGACCGAACGATTCTCGGCATGGGCTACGACTCGTTCACCGTCTTGCTGACCTACGTTGGCGGACTAGCAATCTACTGGACGCTCTAG
- a CDS encoding DUF3140 domain-containing protein, producing the protein MTNHSKHTQGKIMAATLSDQAEEVYQEFYDLVNMQPKEIEDWLDTDEAKSVGQTKDGEDESVGYQSGKKIIEIKRTNKDELSDDQIDHMRKVCGYIKRHKAQRPDGDVEDTDWCFSLKNWGHDPTK; encoded by the coding sequence ATGACGAATCACTCAAAACACACACAAGGAAAAATCATGGCGGCGACATTGTCGGATCAAGCGGAAGAGGTTTACCAAGAGTTTTACGACTTGGTGAACATGCAACCGAAGGAAATTGAGGATTGGTTGGATACGGACGAAGCAAAGTCGGTGGGACAAACCAAAGACGGCGAAGACGAGTCCGTTGGCTATCAATCCGGAAAGAAAATCATTGAAATCAAACGCACCAACAAAGACGAGTTGAGCGACGACCAAATCGATCACATGCGGAAAGTGTGCGGCTACATCAAACGGCACAAAGCACAGCGTCCTGACGGCGATGTGGAAGACACGGATTGGTGTTTCAGTTTAAAGAATTGGGGCCACGACCCGACGAAGTGA
- the coxB gene encoding cytochrome c oxidase subunit II, which translates to MLPTPSQSALDPAGTGAESIATLFWWMVSGGALIWALVIGLSVYAIYHPGQHAPKLTRRLVIGGGAVFPTIVLTVLLSYGLSMLSELQRPAPDGSLIVEVSGVRWWWRIRYLLNDANVAVTGERLTQQAASDQQSTLIDDPIGHNDSSFAGEVNPDLDVRSADFVESANELHLPVGEPVEFKLLSEDVIHAFWIPALGGKVDMMPGRVNRLKLHPTREGTYRGLCAEYCGTSHTQMMFDVIVHSRDSFDQWLLNQTKAADVDRLPEQGLALFKSIGCGACHTIRGVVEAASVGPELTHFGSRLRLGASAMANNEENLRRWIRNAKDVKPDAAMPSFETLSDEELNTLVEFLGALQ; encoded by the coding sequence ATGCTTCCAACGCCATCACAATCTGCGCTCGATCCCGCTGGCACTGGCGCGGAATCAATCGCAACGTTGTTTTGGTGGATGGTCAGCGGTGGCGCGTTGATTTGGGCATTGGTGATCGGGCTGTCGGTCTATGCGATCTACCATCCCGGTCAACACGCTCCGAAGTTGACGCGACGCTTGGTGATTGGGGGTGGTGCTGTGTTCCCCACGATCGTGCTGACTGTGTTGTTGTCATACGGGCTTTCCATGCTGTCTGAGTTGCAGCGACCCGCACCGGATGGAAGCTTGATCGTTGAGGTCTCTGGTGTTCGTTGGTGGTGGCGAATTCGCTATTTGCTGAACGATGCCAATGTTGCGGTCACGGGTGAGCGTTTGACGCAGCAAGCTGCTTCGGACCAGCAGAGCACATTGATCGACGATCCTATTGGCCATAACGATTCGTCGTTCGCGGGTGAGGTCAATCCTGACCTGGATGTTCGTTCCGCTGACTTTGTCGAGAGTGCCAACGAACTGCATTTGCCAGTCGGCGAACCGGTTGAGTTCAAGCTCTTGAGCGAAGACGTGATTCATGCGTTTTGGATTCCGGCTTTGGGTGGCAAGGTCGACATGATGCCAGGTCGCGTCAATCGGTTGAAACTGCATCCGACACGAGAGGGGACGTACCGCGGTCTGTGTGCCGAGTACTGCGGCACCTCTCACACTCAAATGATGTTTGACGTGATCGTGCACTCCCGCGACTCGTTCGATCAGTGGCTTTTGAATCAAACGAAAGCGGCGGATGTCGATCGGTTGCCCGAGCAAGGTTTGGCATTGTTCAAATCAATCGGATGTGGTGCATGTCACACGATCCGAGGTGTCGTAGAAGCCGCCTCGGTGGGGCCTGAGCTGACTCATTTCGGCAGTCGCTTGAGACTGGGGGCGTCGGCGATGGCCAACAACGAGGAAAACCTTCGGCGATGGATTCGGAATGCGAAGGACGTGAAACCCGACGCCGCGATGCCTTCGTTTGAAACGTTGTCCGATGAGGAGCTGAACACGCTGGTTGAATTTTTGGGGGCATTGCAATGA
- a CDS encoding DedA family protein, with protein MDQWIEQVLEQFGAVGVAALMLLENVFPPIPSEVVMPWAGYAATQGFFSFPAAVLAGSIGSFAGAFGWYWLARKVGKTRLASWVDRHGAWLTLSLGDLDAVERWFDRWGTVAVFVCRLIPGLRTFISVPAGFSKMPMGPFCIYTLLGTVLWTAMLTGIGAWLGRNHEDLAGPLGWISTSVIIAMFVWWCIRLVRQTRRRTQQNVH; from the coding sequence ATGGATCAATGGATCGAGCAGGTTCTCGAGCAGTTTGGTGCCGTCGGTGTCGCCGCGTTGATGTTGCTCGAGAATGTCTTCCCGCCCATTCCGTCCGAAGTCGTCATGCCCTGGGCCGGCTACGCTGCAACCCAGGGCTTCTTTTCGTTTCCAGCGGCGGTGCTTGCCGGCAGCATCGGTTCTTTCGCGGGAGCCTTTGGTTGGTACTGGTTGGCTAGGAAAGTCGGCAAAACGCGGCTTGCAAGTTGGGTGGACCGGCACGGAGCGTGGCTGACGTTGTCACTTGGCGATCTCGATGCGGTTGAACGATGGTTCGACAGGTGGGGAACCGTGGCGGTGTTCGTTTGTCGTCTGATCCCGGGATTAAGAACGTTCATCAGCGTTCCCGCTGGTTTCTCGAAGATGCCGATGGGGCCGTTCTGCATTTACACTCTGCTTGGTACTGTCCTTTGGACGGCCATGCTTACCGGTATCGGTGCTTGGTTGGGACGCAATCACGAGGATCTGGCCGGACCACTTGGTTGGATCAGCACGAGCGTGATCATCGCGATGTTCGTTTGGTGGTGCATTCGGTTGGTGCGACAAACGCGACGACGAACGCAACAAAACGTTCACTAG
- a CDS encoding c-type cytochrome — protein MKLTWRAVFAGLILVAIVGGIVLVSGVVPIKASSGHWAITRALLDFASDRSVAFHSRDGEPPDDSTARDSRLGREVFRTNCKFCHGWPGEPIPPVAAGMTPKPPVLGSEVLKKEPRELFHIIQHGIKFAGMPAWPVRQRPDEVWPVVAFLREQNSEQVRDEEALHRSHDSAPNRVAGLDACAACHGEDGFSRVGSQVPTLAGQSREYLVAALTDYREGKRSSGIMMPIAHQLDDRQINSLAFHYANANMVIPSAAESQTTVKDVDAEAIQRGKRLAERGDGTRKIAACSECHDRDATSHHSSYPRLAGQGAWYLRKQLELFGEQTRSQTERGQRMSEIAKSLTARDRSDLAAYYASLTWRPEE, from the coding sequence ATGAAGTTGACATGGCGGGCTGTGTTTGCTGGTCTGATTTTGGTTGCGATCGTTGGCGGGATCGTTTTGGTCAGCGGTGTCGTTCCCATCAAGGCGAGCAGTGGGCACTGGGCGATCACTCGGGCATTACTGGATTTTGCGAGCGATCGCTCAGTTGCGTTTCATTCGCGCGATGGGGAGCCGCCGGATGATTCAACAGCAAGGGATTCTCGATTGGGACGAGAGGTTTTTCGTACAAACTGCAAGTTTTGCCACGGTTGGCCCGGTGAACCGATTCCTCCAGTCGCCGCAGGGATGACTCCCAAGCCTCCTGTGCTGGGATCCGAGGTTCTGAAGAAAGAACCGCGGGAGTTGTTCCACATCATCCAACACGGGATCAAGTTCGCGGGTATGCCCGCTTGGCCGGTTCGACAACGTCCCGACGAAGTTTGGCCCGTCGTCGCATTTCTTCGTGAGCAGAACAGCGAGCAAGTTCGAGACGAAGAAGCACTGCATCGCAGTCACGACTCGGCACCGAATCGAGTTGCGGGTTTGGATGCGTGCGCGGCGTGTCACGGCGAAGACGGTTTCAGCCGTGTGGGGTCTCAAGTACCGACCTTGGCTGGTCAATCGCGTGAGTACCTGGTGGCAGCGCTGACGGATTATCGCGAGGGCAAGCGATCCAGCGGGATCATGATGCCAATTGCACATCAGCTCGATGATCGTCAGATCAATTCGCTCGCATTCCACTATGCAAACGCAAACATGGTCATTCCGTCTGCAGCGGAATCGCAAACTACCGTGAAGGATGTCGATGCAGAAGCAATCCAACGTGGGAAACGTCTTGCTGAGCGTGGCGATGGAACGCGAAAGATCGCGGCTTGTTCGGAGTGCCACGACCGAGATGCGACCTCGCATCATTCGAGTTATCCGCGACTGGCCGGGCAAGGAGCATGGTATCTGCGAAAACAGTTGGAACTGTTCGGCGAACAGACTCGCAGTCAAACCGAGCGTGGGCAGCGGATGAGCGAGATCGCGAAGAGTCTGACGGCTCGCGACCGTTCTGACTTGGCAGCTTATTACGCTTCGTTGACGTGGCGTCCGGAAGAATGA